Part of the Ignavibacterium album JCM 16511 genome, ACATTCAGCCATAAGTGAGACTGCAAAGGAATTGGGCAATATTAATCGTACAATTGTTGCAGAAAATTTTCGTGGTTATTCGTTTAAACTCTTTGTAGAAAATAGTTTCGATAAGAATTCTACAATCAGGCAAATTGCAAATTGTGATGAAGCTGATGTAGTAAAAAGAGTTGAACAGAAGTTTAACCTCTGGATTGAAAATCTTAAAGAAGATATAAATTCGTTTTCGTCGGATGATTTTGAAAAGATTAAATCAAAATTTGCTTCAAAGTATAAAAACCTTCCGCAAAGATTTCATTTATACCTTGATGAAGTGATTAAGTATTTACTTGGTATGAAATCCTGATATCAATTTATATCACCACTTATCATTATTAAAGTTCTGTTGTTATAAATAAATACACTTCCAAATAATCCATGAATATTTTTGAGGTAAATAAATATCCAAATATTGAATTCAAACAGGAGTTAAAAATGAAATCCATATATACTTTAATTTTACTGAGCTTTATCAGTTTATCATCACTTGTCCTTGCTCAGGAAGATTCCGCAAAAGCAAATGAAGATTGGCAATGGCATTGGGACGAAAGTGAAAACCGGGATTGGAAATGTAGTTGGGATGACGATTTCGATTTCGGTTTTTCAAAATCCCGTCCTGCTATTTCTCTAAATTATGGCTTTGGTCAAATCAACAGAAATGGTATGAACAAAGATTTCGTTAAGCCAAACTTAGTTGAATTGAAATTAGGATACATTAAAGATAAATCTGTGTGGGGGAAAGATGATTTAATAAATCAAAGTTACAGAAATTTATATATATCGAATGAATCAAATAAACTTTCCGGTAAAGATCCTGTTGGATTAGAGATTGAATCGGATATGTGGCGTTTGGGATTCGAACGGTCAAAAGGTTTTGGTTTTAAACTTGGCGAAAGTTCAGCACTTATTTTATACAATGGATATACATTAAACTGGTCCAGAATTGATTTCAAATATCCGAATATTCTTACTTTACTTCCTGATTCAGAAATTGAAACTCTGAATTTATATGATGAGTCTTTCAGATTTGGAACAAGCGGAGTTGGTGGAATAAGAATTAAAATGAATGATAATCTTATGCTGGATGCTTCGTATGAAAGGTCAATAGTTTTTCAGAGACATCTTTTCTGGAAATGGGCGGGAAGTGCAATCATTGAATCTGCTGCACAAGGATTACTTGATAAATTTATAAATGAAATTTTTGAGTCTTCACCTTATGCCGGTCCGGCTGTAAGTTTTGTATTGAAAAATGCTTTGAGTTATGGCATTTATGAATTAAGGAAGGAAAGAATGAACTGGCCATTTAAGAGCGAAGCTCCATTATCATTCGATCAATTCAAGTTCGGATTAACATTTGTGTTTTAGATTTAAGCTAATTTAGGGAACGAACTCGCGTTCGTTCCTGATTTATTTTCATTCATCGGTTCAAACAGAGTCTGATTTCTGCTCAAAATTACTCCTTATAACTTATTCCTCTATACCTTCTTTCCTTAACCACTTCTCCAGGATTTAACAAGTATCACCATCATTTTCCCAATTCTGAAACATCAACCTTTACAACTTCCTTTATTTCCTTTCCAAGAAATAATTCTGCTACCTGCTTAAAGGTTGTTGGAATATCACTTACATAAAAGAATGCATTTCCCGGAACAGCTGAGTTCGTTTCCAATCCGATTCTTCTGAGTTCCTCTCTCACAACTTCTGATGATGCAACTCCTGAATCAATAAGCTTAACATTTTTTCCAATTACATCCTGAATCACATCAGCGAGTATAGGATAGTGTGTGCAACCAAGCACAAGTGTGTCAATCTCTTTTTCTCTCAGCTCTTCTAAATATTCCTCTGCAATCTCATAAGTAGCTTTATGATTTGTCCAACCTTCTTCAGCAAGTGGAACAAATAAAGGACAAGCTTTTTCAAAAACTTCTATATCAGGATTAATTTCTTTAATAGCTTTGGAATAAGCTTTATTTGCGATTGTTGCTCTGGTTCCGATAACACCAATCTTTTTATTCTTTGTCTGATGAACAGCCATTTCTGCGCCCGGCTCAATCATGCCAATTACCGGAACATCAAATTGTTTTCTTAATTCGTTCAGTGCGATTGATGATGCTGTGTTGCAGGCAACTACAACTGCTTTGACATTTTTCTGAATTAGAAACTTAGTATTCTGAACTGAATATTCAATAACTGTTTCATTCGATTTTGAACCATAAGGCACTCTTGCAGTATCGCCAAAATATACTATACTTTCTTTCGGCAAAACAGACATAAGTCTTTTAACAACAGTTAATCCGCCGATGCCTGAATCAAAAACTCCAATCGGCTTTTCTTTTTCCATAAAGTTCAATGTAATTCCTCAATTAATTTTTTAACAAGTGCGGTAAAATTAGCAAATAATATTTTCTTATGGATAAAATAAATTAAGAAAAAAATAATGTTGAGTAGCTCTTACAGATATTTTTAAGTTCAATATTCCAAATGACGGAATTTTACTGCTAGAAATGAGTAGTAAGTAAATCGGAGAAATGAAAAATAGATTGGGAAAAATTAATATTGATTATAAGATCTGTTCGATTGTATTGATAAGTTCTTCTTTAATAAATGCCTGATCGGAAGGAGAAATTTTCTTGCCGCTTTGGTTCAGAACATAAAATGAGTCAACAATATCATCACCTTTTGTAGAAATTTTTGCAAAGTGAATAACCAAACCAAGCTCACTCATCTTTCGTGTGATATGATAAAGAAATCCAAGTCGGTCAGGAGAAAAAACATCTATTATTGTATAACGCTCGTGATTATCGAAACTTACTTTAACTTGTCCGCTTCTTTTAAATAACTTTTGCTCAAGTCTTTTCCATCTTGATTTTAACATTGAAACTTCTTTATTAACCTCAAGATAACCTGTGAGAGCTTTAGTTAAATCATTTTCAATCTTTTGATATTTGGAAGGATCAATTTTTTTATGTGTTCGGAAGTCAGTTACATTAAAAGTGTCAATTACTATTCCGTCTTTCCGGGTGAAAATTTTTGCATCGTGAATATTCGCATCATTTATAGCAAGCACTCCACAAAGTTTTGAAAGCAGCGCAGGAAAATCTTTTGTAATGATTGTGATGTTTGTGTAATCATCAAAATCTTTGAACATAACTGCAATTTCTTTTTCAGACCCAATCTCTTCTATATGTCTTGCAATTTCTTCTTCGGAAAAATGACTTTTATATCCTATATCATCGTGCATTGATTCAAGATGTTCTTTAACATCTGATTCAGAAATCAAGTCAGAGTGTTTGGAAATTTCTTTCGGGACAATGTAAGTGTTTGAATAAAGAAGCTCTTCGCCAGAAATTTTATCTTCTATCATTGCACGTGATTTTCTGTAGAGTTCATACAACAATTCAGCTTTCCAGGTTGTCCAGACAGCAGCATTAACAGCTGATAAATCAGCATAAGTAACAAGATAGAGTAAATCCAACTCTTCGGTTGTATTAAAGTTAGAAACAAATGAATTAAGAGTTTCGGGATCGTTGAGGTTTCTGCGGAAGGCGACTTGTTCCATTAAAAGATGATTACGGACTAGAAATGCTACTTTATCAACTTCACTCTCATCATAACCAAGACGGAACATAACCGATGATGCTATTTCAGCACCGAATAATTCGTGTCCCGCAATGTTAATCGGCTTGGCAATATCATGAAAAATCATTGTAAGAAAAAGTATTTCCTTTTCCGGAATGCTTCGATAAATTTTTCCAAGATGTGAATCATCATTTGCCAGTTTCTCGAGATTTCTGATTGTAACAAGAGTATGTTCATCTGCTGTGTAGCAATGGTAAACTCCCGGTTGCATAAAACCATTCAACTCTCTGAATTCAGGAAGAAACGCACCAAGCACACCAAGCTCATTCATTGCGTAAAGTGTATCGCCAACATTTCTTGGCAGGCGAAGTATTTCTCTGAAAAACACGGATGATTCACTTTCAATCAAATCGAATTTCTGATTTGAAACTTTTTCAATAATTGTTCTTCTCAGATTATCATCAAAGTATAGATTATGAAGCCCCCGATAATAGTAAGCACGAAGTATGTCCGAAAAAGATAAATCATCCGGTTTTGTTGCAGAAAGAACTTTACCTTTAATTATAAAATCATCATCGAGTTCAAAGGCAAGCGAATCAGGAACCGGTTCAAGAACTTCAAGCAGATATTTTTTCTGAACAGATTTTGAAAAGCGATAAATAATATTCGCTGCTTCAAAATATTCTTTCATAAAATTCTGCAGTTCGCTTTGAGGCATACCAAAAACCTCAAGCAGTTTCTGCTGATGTGTAAATTCAAAGCGGTCAGTTTTGCTTTTTGTTATAAGGTGAAGAAAATGTCTGATTCTTAAAATGTATTTATAAGCTGATAAAATCTTTTCAGCTTCCTGAGCAGTTGTAAATTTATTTTCTGTCAGAACTTGTAATAATGCTTCGGTTTGAGCTTGTTCAAACTGCCAATTAATCAAATCTTTATGATCAAGAATAAACATCCATTCAATTGATTGTAAGTCTCTCAATCCGCCTGCAGACATCTTAATATTCGGTTCAAGCATTTTAGGTGAATCACCAAATTTCGCATAACGCATTCTCTGATCTTCAATAAATTCTTTTAACAGGTTTTTAACAGTATTCTGGTCAATTGAATTTATTAAAGCACTAATCCAGTTGTTGTAAACTCTCAAATCACCGTAAATAAATCTTGTCTCAAAAAATTGTGTGAATGCATGAAGATCGGAATCACGGAATTTCGGTATATCAGAGAATTCTCTTACAGTGTGGGAAACTTCAATTGCTGCATCAAAAAGTTTAGTTATGATAGAAACGATTTCATTTCTATGTTTTTCAACATCATCTGATATTATCATCAAATCAATATCAGAATACGGAGAAAGTTCCCTTCTGCTGAAACTTCCCGCAGCTGCAACCGAAAAAGAAAGTTTATCCTCTGATAAAATTTGCCTGATAGTATTCTCAACAAGAAAACTGTATTTCTTACTGAACTCAAGAGGGTCAGAATCCTTATGTAATTCTGAAAAAATTTTATGTCTTTCAGATAAAAAAATTTTTTTTATTTTGAGCAGCTCTGACATATAATCAAATCATAAAATTATGAAAAGCTGATATCTTCATCATAATAATCATCGCTATAATATTCTGCTTCAACAACTGAAGAAATTCCACCACGAACATTAAACTCAGCTGTGATTCGCATATATCTTGGTTTAACCACAGCAACAAGATCATCAAGAATCTGATTTGTCAGACTTTCATAGAAAATTCCATCATTACGATATGAATGGAAATAAAGCTTAAGTGATTTTAATTCCACACAAAGTAAATCAGGAATATATTCAATAGTAATTGTAGCAAAATCCGGTTGACCGGTTTTAGGGCAAAGCGATGTAAATTCCGGTGCAACATGAGTAATTGTATAATCTCTGTCAGGATATTTGTTTTCAAATACTTCAAGAATTTTTCTTTTGTCGTTCATTTTGTTTCCTCTAATTAAACATAAATTGGTTTGGTTTTATAAGGAATTGGGTCATTAATTCCTGCTTTTTGAAACCCTCTTAAACGAAGAGCGCAACTATCGCAGATGCCGCAAGCTTCGTCTTCATTTTGATAACAACTCCAGGTTAAATGTAACGGAGCATTAAGTTCGATTCCTTTTTTAACAATTTGTTCTTTAGAAAAGTTTATGATTGGTGTTTTAATTTTTATGTGAGTCTCAGGTTTTGTCCCAAGTTCAACCATTTTTTCAAAAGCTTCAAAAAATTCAGGGCGGCAATCAGGATAACCGGATGAATCTTCATACACAGCTCCGATAAAAACTGCTTCTGCTCCAATTACTTCTGCCCAGCTGACACAGGCAGCAAGTATATTCGCATTTCTGAATGGAACATAAGAAGATGGAATTTCTTTATTGTTGAGATTAGCTTTACTGACATCAATATTGAAATCAGTTAGTGATGAACCACCAATTTTTGAAAGGTGAGTATAGTCTATAATCAAACGATATTTTACATTGAAATAATCTGCAATATCATTGAAGGCTTTTAACTCGCGCTTTTCTGTTCGCTGTCCATAATTGATATGAGCAAATGCAAGTTCATAATTCCGATTTGCGATTGCAGCAGTTACACAGCTATCCATTCCGCCACTTACAGCAACAACAGCTATTTTTCGTTTATCTGTTTCCATAGATTAAAAAATTTCTGATAAAAATAATGAAAATAGATTAGATAATGTAATATGCTCTTATCACTTTACCCAGAATTTATTAAGTCATCTTGTTCTAAAAATGAATTTGCAAGCTAATCGGTTGTATTTCATAATCATTAAGTAAATACTTAAAATTTCTTCTTCTATTAAGCTCAATAATCATTAAATTTGTGCGAAGAAAATTAAGAAGTAAGATGGACCCAATAAATATTCTGATTGCAATAAATATTGTTGCTACTTTTGCAGCAAACATTGGAGCAGCTAAAAAAGGTGTCAAAGATAAACTTGCTGTTTTCCGCGATAAGCCAAAAACTTATCTGCAGACTCTTCCATTAGCAATATCTACTATTAATTTATTTATCCTGATTCTTGCTGTTTTTCAGATTGGTACTTTAGTGTATGAAGAAAAATACCTCTCGCTGAGAGTTGTTGCTTTGGTTGTTTATCTGATTTTCTCCTGGATACAAATTTGGTCATTTAGAACTTTGGGCGAATACTATTCACCGGAAATCGCAATCCGGAAAGAACATAAAATTATTTCAGTTGGTCCTTATAAAATAATTCGTCATCCACAATATCTCTCACAAATTTTTGTAGATTTAGCCGGAGCGCTTGCAACTCTGAGTTACATCTTATTACCCTTGGCTTTAATTCAAATACCATTTCTTATACTTCGAGCAAAGGAAGAAGAGAAACTTTTTCAAAAATATTTAGCGGAAGAATTCAAATCGTATAAAGAAAAGTCCGGCTTTTTATTTCCATTTATCGGATAGAAAAATGTACAGACTTTTATCTTTTCTGATTTTTATTCTATTAGCTGTTAATATTCTGTCGCAGGATAAGAATCAGATTATTATTGTTGATGGAACAAAAACTTTCACGGTTCCTGCATTCATTAGAGAAGGAACTTATTATTTGTCGCTTAAGGATTTTGCTGATAAATCGCAGATTAACTATTACTATAATCAGTCTGCAAAGAAAATTGAATTAAAGAATGATGATTATTTGTTCAAAGTATCTTCAAGAAATCCTTTCATTGTTCTCACTGATAGAAAAACAAATTCACAGGAAGTATATCAACTTGCAACATCAAGTTATTATGTGGCAGATAAGATTTTCATACCATTAAAATATAGTGTTGATGTATTGCAAAAATTTCTGCGCACAACCCTAAAGTATGAAGCTCCGAATAAACTGATTCTGGGAAGTGGTTCAATTCAAACAGATATTAGTGAAGTTAAATCAGATTCGAAATTTGATGTAACAGGGTTGGAAATAGATGAAAAGGCAAACGGCACTTTAATCAGGTTAAAATCAAACAAAAGAATTCCTTCTTACGCAAGTTCATTCAAAAATGGAGTGTTAACACTTATCTTCAGAAAAGTAAATGCAGATATTTCAAATACAGGCTTTGAAGGAACTGGTGGTGTTGTAAAAAAAATTCAATCAAGAAATGTTGATAATGATCTGGAGTTAAAGGTATTTGTCGGACCCGAATACACTACAAGCGAAGTAATAAATGTTGAAAAGAGTAATGATATTCTTATTACAATTCACAATAAGCTTTTTGTAAAAACGGATAAATCACCCAGGAAGGAAAAATGGGAATTTGATGTTATTGTGATAGACCCCGGACACGGTGGAAAGGATGCTGGTGCTATTGGA contains:
- a CDS encoding methyltransferase family protein, whose protein sequence is MDPINILIAINIVATFAANIGAAKKGVKDKLAVFRDKPKTYLQTLPLAISTINLFILILAVFQIGTLVYEEKYLSLRVVALVVYLIFSWIQIWSFRTLGEYYSPEIAIRKEHKIISVGPYKIIRHPQYLSQIFVDLAGALATLSYILLPLALIQIPFLILRAKEEEKLFQKYLAEEFKSYKEKSGFLFPFIG
- the murI gene encoding glutamate racemase; this encodes MEKEKPIGVFDSGIGGLTVVKRLMSVLPKESIVYFGDTARVPYGSKSNETVIEYSVQNTKFLIQKNVKAVVVACNTASSIALNELRKQFDVPVIGMIEPGAEMAVHQTKNKKIGVIGTRATIANKAYSKAIKEINPDIEVFEKACPLFVPLAEEGWTNHKATYEIAEEYLEELREKEIDTLVLGCTHYPILADVIQDVIGKNVKLIDSGVASSEVVREELRRIGLETNSAVPGNAFFYVSDIPTTFKQVAELFLGKEIKEVVKVDVSELGK
- a CDS encoding N-acetylmuramoyl-L-alanine amidase family protein — its product is MYRLLSFLIFILLAVNILSQDKNQIIIVDGTKTFTVPAFIREGTYYLSLKDFADKSQINYYYNQSAKKIELKNDDYLFKVSSRNPFIVLTDRKTNSQEVYQLATSSYYVADKIFIPLKYSVDVLQKFLRTTLKYEAPNKLILGSGSIQTDISEVKSDSKFDVTGLEIDEKANGTLIRLKSNKRIPSYASSFKNGVLTLIFRKVNADISNTGFEGTGGVVKKIQSRNVDNDLELKVFVGPEYTTSEVINVEKSNDILITIHNKLFVKTDKSPRKEKWEFDVIVIDPGHGGKDAGAIGVNGVKEKDVNLGIASELGKLIQSQMKDVKVVFTRKDDTFVDLYKRGKIANEKNGKLFISIHCNSTPKKPTDANGFEVYLLRPGRTKEAIAIAEFENSVIQYEENPQRYQKLTDENFILVSMAQSAYMRYSEKFAEFLHNEFSKHPKLSSRGVKQAGFYVLVGASMPNVLIESGFLSNSSDAKYLASKTGQKEMAAYIFEAIKKYRDHYESEMKAN
- the queF gene encoding preQ(1) synthase → MNDKRKILEVFENKYPDRDYTITHVAPEFTSLCPKTGQPDFATITIEYIPDLLCVELKSLKLYFHSYRNDGIFYESLTNQILDDLVAVVKPRYMRITAEFNVRGGISSVVEAEYYSDDYYDEDISFS
- a CDS encoding HD domain-containing protein; translation: MSELLKIKKIFLSERHKIFSELHKDSDPLEFSKKYSFLVENTIRQILSEDKLSFSVAAAGSFSRRELSPYSDIDLMIISDDVEKHRNEIVSIITKLFDAAIEVSHTVREFSDIPKFRDSDLHAFTQFFETRFIYGDLRVYNNWISALINSIDQNTVKNLLKEFIEDQRMRYAKFGDSPKMLEPNIKMSAGGLRDLQSIEWMFILDHKDLINWQFEQAQTEALLQVLTENKFTTAQEAEKILSAYKYILRIRHFLHLITKSKTDRFEFTHQQKLLEVFGMPQSELQNFMKEYFEAANIIYRFSKSVQKKYLLEVLEPVPDSLAFELDDDFIIKGKVLSATKPDDLSFSDILRAYYYRGLHNLYFDDNLRRTIIEKVSNQKFDLIESESSVFFREILRLPRNVGDTLYAMNELGVLGAFLPEFRELNGFMQPGVYHCYTADEHTLVTIRNLEKLANDDSHLGKIYRSIPEKEILFLTMIFHDIAKPINIAGHELFGAEIASSVMFRLGYDESEVDKVAFLVRNHLLMEQVAFRRNLNDPETLNSFVSNFNTTEELDLLYLVTYADLSAVNAAVWTTWKAELLYELYRKSRAMIEDKISGEELLYSNTYIVPKEISKHSDLISESDVKEHLESMHDDIGYKSHFSEEEIARHIEEIGSEKEIAVMFKDFDDYTNITIITKDFPALLSKLCGVLAINDANIHDAKIFTRKDGIVIDTFNVTDFRTHKKIDPSKYQKIENDLTKALTGYLEVNKEVSMLKSRWKRLEQKLFKRSGQVKVSFDNHERYTIIDVFSPDRLGFLYHITRKMSELGLVIHFAKISTKGDDIVDSFYVLNQSGKKISPSDQAFIKEELINTIEQIL
- the queC gene encoding 7-cyano-7-deazaguanine synthase QueC; the encoded protein is METDKRKIAVVAVSGGMDSCVTAAIANRNYELAFAHINYGQRTEKRELKAFNDIADYFNVKYRLIIDYTHLSKIGGSSLTDFNIDVSKANLNNKEIPSSYVPFRNANILAACVSWAEVIGAEAVFIGAVYEDSSGYPDCRPEFFEAFEKMVELGTKPETHIKIKTPIINFSKEQIVKKGIELNAPLHLTWSCYQNEDEACGICDSCALRLRGFQKAGINDPIPYKTKPIYV